The following proteins are encoded in a genomic region of Streptococcus cristatus AS 1.3089:
- the rbfA gene encoding 30S ribosome-binding factor RbfA, translated as MANHFRTDRVGMEIKREVNEILQKKVRDPRVQGVTITDVQMLGDLSMAKVYYSIMSDLASDNQKAQLGLEKATGTIKRELGRNLKMYKIPDLTFVKDESIEYGNKIDQMLRNLEKH; from the coding sequence ATGGCAAATCATTTTCGTACCGACCGTGTAGGAATGGAAATCAAGCGTGAAGTCAATGAGATTTTGCAAAAGAAAGTCCGTGATCCACGTGTCCAAGGTGTGACTATTACTGACGTTCAAATGCTGGGCGATCTGTCTATGGCCAAGGTCTACTATAGCATCATGAGTGACTTGGCTTCAGATAATCAAAAGGCACAGCTGGGCTTAGAAAAGGCAACCGGCACCATTAAGCGTGAACTGGGCCGAAACCTCAAGATGTATAAGATTCCAGACTTGACCTTCGTCAAAGACGAGTCTATTGAGTACGGTAATAAGATTGATCAAATGTTACGCAATTTAGAAAAACATTAA
- a CDS encoding class II fructose-bisphosphate aldolase, translated as MAIVSAEKFVQAARDNGYAVGGFNTNNLEWTQAILRAAEAKKAPVLIQTSMGAAKYMGGYKVARNLIANLVESMGITVPVAIHLDHGHYEDALECIEVGYTSIMFDGSHLPVEENLKLAKDVVEKAHSKGISVEAEVGTIGGEEDGIIGKGELAPIEDAKAMVATGIDFLAAGIGNIHGPYPANWEGLDLDHLKKLTEALPGFPIVLHGGSGIPDDQIQAAIKLGVAKVNVNTECQIAFANATRKFARDYEANEAEYDKKKLFDPRKFLADGVKAIQASVEERIDVFGSEGKA; from the coding sequence ATGGCAATCGTTTCAGCAGAAAAATTTGTCCAAGCAGCTCGTGACAATGGTTATGCAGTTGGTGGATTTAACACAAATAACCTTGAGTGGACTCAAGCTATCTTGCGCGCAGCAGAAGCTAAAAAAGCACCAGTTTTGATCCAAACTTCAATGGGTGCTGCCAAATATATGGGTGGTTACAAAGTTGCTCGCAACTTGATCGCTAACCTTGTTGAATCAATGGGTATCACTGTACCAGTAGCGATCCACCTTGACCATGGTCACTACGAAGATGCACTTGAGTGTATCGAAGTTGGTTATACTTCAATCATGTTTGACGGTTCACACCTTCCAGTTGAAGAAAACCTTAAATTGGCTAAAGACGTTGTTGAAAAAGCACACTCTAAAGGTATCTCAGTAGAAGCTGAAGTTGGTACTATCGGTGGTGAAGAAGACGGTATCATCGGTAAAGGTGAATTGGCTCCAATCGAAGACGCTAAAGCAATGGTTGCAACTGGTATTGACTTCTTGGCAGCTGGTATCGGTAACATCCACGGTCCTTACCCTGCAAACTGGGAAGGTCTTGACCTTGACCACTTGAAGAAATTGACAGAAGCTCTTCCAGGTTTCCCAATCGTATTGCACGGTGGTTCAGGTATTCCTGATGACCAAATCCAAGCAGCGATCAAACTTGGTGTTGCCAAAGTTAACGTTAACACTGAATGCCAAATCGCATTCGCTAACGCAACTCGTAAATTTGCTCGCGATTACGAAGCAAACGAAGCAGAATACGACAAGAAGAAACTCTTCGACCCACGTAAATTCTTGGCTGACGGTGTCAAAGCTATCCAAGCATCAGTTGAAGAACGTATCGACGTATTCGGTTCAGAAGGTAAAGCATAA